In Euphorbia lathyris chromosome 9, ddEupLath1.1, whole genome shotgun sequence, the following are encoded in one genomic region:
- the LOC136206551 gene encoding pentatricopeptide repeat-containing protein At5g14770, mitochondrial: protein MIKHFKNLSLSKFLPKSIPFSSTNHHSPSLLKPYQNPLLLLHSSHTSYFLHTKSIPPEKSYLYASFFCTLIHLYLTCGRLSKATQTFYDMRNHSVIPTLPLWNQLMYHFNAFGLVSQVWDFYTDMLSCGVLPNVFTHNVLVHAWCKMGNLILALDVLRNVDIEVDTVTYNTVIWGFCQQGLVDQGFGFLSIMVKKDTFFDSVTCNILVKGFCRIGLVKYGELVMDNLISGGICKDVIGFNTLIDGYCNAGEMSLAINLLERMREEGLLPDIVTYNTLINGFCRTGDFDKAKGLLDEILESRREKHYNISDINDEHNKDSNVSLEPNLITYTTLISTCFKQHGLEEARDLYEGMIINGFLPDVVTYSSIINGLCKHGKLSEAKDLMTEMQKMGVDPNHVVYSTLLDSLFKAGSAWEAFVYQTQMVVRGMAFDLVLCTTLIDGLFKSRRPKEAEDMFKVLSKLNLTPNSITYTVLIDGHCKLGNMVKAECLLQEMEEKLVTPNVITFSSIINGYTKRGLLDKAMNTMKKMLDQSIMPNAYIYATLMDGYCKAGRQDIALDLYNEMKLSGIEDNVVAVDILVNNLKRGGEMDEAERLHKDVTSKGLLLDRVNYTSLMDGFFKVGKGSAALNMVEEMTEKNIQFDVVVYNVLINGLSQLGKYGVKSVYSGMRELGLTPDQLTYNTMLSAYCKRGELEDALELWNEMKSHQIIPSSVTCNTLVRGLAQADEIEKAMNVLNEMSAMGVHPNLAIHRFLLNVSSKTRKADAVFQMHEQLVNMGLQVDQEVYNNLIVALCRLRMTRKATWVLNGMIQDGFLANTITYNAFISGYSENGHVERALSTYTRMLNEQVPPNITTYNLLLGSLLRARLMTETEELFDKMKKNGLNPDASTYDTLISGHAKIGNKKASIKLYCQMIAQGFIPKTSTYNVLISDFAKVGKMEQARELLNEMRVRGVSPNSFTYDILICGWCNLSKQPDLDSRLKKSCQTEAKRSITEMNDKGFLPRESTIECISSTFARFENTIDAKKLLK, encoded by the coding sequence ATGATCAAGCATTTCAAGAATCTCTCTTTGTCTAAATTTCTCCCCAAATCTATCCCTTTCTCATCAACTAACCATCATTCTCCTTCCCTCCTTAAACCCTACCAAAAccctctcctcctcctccattCATCACATACTTCTTATTTTCTTCACACAAAATCCATCCCACCCGAAAAATCCTATCTCTATGCCTCTTTTTTCTGCACTCTTATACACCTCTATTTGACCTGCGGTAGACTCTCCAAAGCTACACAGACATTCTACGATATGAGAAATCACTCTGTTATTCCCACCTTACCCCTCTGGAATCAGCTTATGTACCATTTCAATGCCTTTGGCTTGGTGTCTCAGGTATGGGATTTTTATACTGATATGCTTTCTTGTGGCGTTTTGCCTAACGTTTTCACTCACAATGTATTGGTGCATGCTTGGTGCAAAATGGGGAATCTCATTTTAGCTTTGGATGTGCTCAGAAATGTTGATATTGAGGTTGATACAGTTACTTATAATACAGTTATTTGGGGGTTTTGCCAGCAAGGTTTAGTCGATCAGGGCTTTGGGTTTTTGTCAATTATGGTAAAGAAAGATACATTCTTTGATTCTGTAACGTGTAATATATTGGTTAAAGGCTTTTGCAGGATTGGTTTGGTTAAGTATGGAGAATTGGTTATGGATAATTTGATTAGTGGAGGGATTTGTAAAGATGTTATTGGCTTTAATACATTGATAGATGGATACTGTAATGCTGGAGAGATGAGTCTTGCGATCAACTTGCTTGAAAGAATGAGGGAAGAGGGCTTATTGCCTGATATTGTTACCTATAATACTTTAATTAATGGATTTTGCAGAACTGGTGATTTTGACAAAGCAAAGGGTCTACTTGACGAGATTTTGGAGTCTAGGAGGGAAAAACATTACAATATTTCAGACATTAATGACGAACACAACAAAGACAGCAATGTGAGTTTGGAACCAAATCTTATCACATATACCACCCTTATAAGCACATGTTTTAAACAGCATGGGCTTGAAGAAGCACGTGATTTGTATGAGGGAATGATCATTAATGGGTTCTTGCCTGATGTAGTTACTTATAGTTCTATAATAAATGGTCTTTGCAAGCATGGGAAGCTATCTGAAGCAAAAGATCTTATGACGGAGATGCAGAAGATGGGTGTTGATCCCAATCATGTCGTTTATTCTACTCTTCTTGATTCGTTGTTTAAAGCAGGCAGTGCTTGGGAAGCTTTTGTTTATCAAACTCAAATGGTAGTTCGTGGTATGGcctttgatttggttttgtgcACTACATTAATTGATGGACTTTTTAAGTCTAGGAGGCCCAAGGAGGCAGAGGATATGTTCAAGGTACTTTCAAAACTTAATTTGACTCCAAATAGTATTACTTATACAGTTTTGATTGATGGACATTGCAAGTTAGGGAACATGGTAAAAGCGGAGTGTCTTTTGCAAGAAATGGAGGAGAAACTTGTTACTCCAAACGTCATTACTTTTTCTTCTATTATAAATGGCTACACAAAGAGAGGATTGCTCGATAAAGCTATGAATACTATGAAGAAGATGTTGGATCAAAGTATCATGCCAAATGCATATATTTATGCTACACTAATGGATGGCTATTGCAAGGCAGGTAGACAAGATATTGCTCTTGATCTCTATAATGAAATGAAATTGAGCGGAATAGAGGACAATGTTGTTGCTGTTGATATCTTGGTGAACAACCTAAAAAGAGGTGGAGAAATGGATGAAGCTGAGAGACTGCATAAAGATGTAACGTCTAAGGGCTTGTTACTTGATCGAGTTAACTACACATCTCTAATGGATGGCTTCTTCAAAGTAGGAAAGGGGTCAGCAGCTCTAAATATGGTTGAAGAAATGACAGAGAAAAACATACAGTTTGATGTTGTTGTGTATAATGTATTAATAAATGGTCTTTCACAACTTGGCAAATATGGAGTCAAATCTGTTTATTCTGGAATGAGAGAATTGGGTTTGACTCCAGATCAGTTGACATATAATACCATGCTTAGTGCATACTGCAAGCGGGGAGAATTGGAAGATGCCTTGGAACTGTGGAATGAGATGAAGAGCCATCAGATAATTCCAAGTTCAGTAACTTGCAACACCCTGGTAAGAGGTCTTGCTCAAGCTGATGAAATAGAAAAGGCAATGAATGTTTTGAATGAAATGTCAGCTATGGGAGTCCACCCTAACTTGGCAATTCATAGGTTTCTGCTTAATGTGTCTTCAAAAACTCGAAAGGCGGATGCAGTATTTCAGATGCATGAGCAACTTGTCAATATGGGACTCCAAGTCGACCAAGAAGTTTATAACAATCTGATTGTGGCCTTGTGCAGGCTTCGTATGACTAGAAAAGCCACTTGGGTATTAAATGGTATGATTCAGGATGGCTTTTTAGCAAATACTATAACTTACAATGCATTTATCAGTGGATATTCTGAAAATGGTCATGTCGAAAGAGCTTTGTCCACTTATACTCGGATGTTAAATGAACAAGTTCCACCAAATATTACTACTTACAATCTCCTTCTAGGCAGTCTCTTAAGAGCTAGGTTGATGACAGAGACAGAGGaattatttgataaaatgaagaaaaatggTTTGAATCCAGATGCTTCTACTTATGATACTTTGATCTCTGGCCATGCTAAAATTGGAAATAAGAAGGCATCCATAAAACTGTACTGTCAAATGATTGCCCAAGGCTTCATTCCTAAAACAAGCACCTATAATGTTCTTATCAGTGATTTTGCCAAGGTGGGAAAGATGGAGCAGGCTAGAGAGCTTCTGAATGAGATGCGAGTCAGAGGTGTATCACCAAACTCTTTCACTTACGACATACTAATTTGTGGATGGTGCAATTTATCAAAACAGCCAGATCTTGACAGTAGATTGAAGAAGTCATGCCAAACTGAGGCAAAGAGATCAATCACAGAGATGAATGACAAAGGGTTTTTGCCACGTGAAAGTACTATTGAATGTATCAGCTCTACGTTTGCTAGATTTGAAAATACGATTGATGCCAAGAAGCTGCTGAAGTAA
- the LOC136205304 gene encoding maltose excess protein 1, chloroplastic-like, translated as MPISPPTLFCLFLPPSLLLHRLSLSFLLFSSSPLLFSQIEMANSLFAPLAATAPSPHSSLFPNYPFPSHSHSHSKSLSFSLHNPSHYAHYSLASLNRRISPVSALDSDVPHPLHQGSVHLKNSKSFDQWDSWTANFSAAANLPFLLLQLPQIILNAQNLMAGNKAALLAVPWLGMLTGLLGNLSLLSYFVKKKEKEAILVQTLGVITMYIVITQLALAESMPLPHFAVTSVVVASGLVVNLFKFLEKLSDGIWRFWEDFTTVGGLSVLPQVMWSTFVPFVPNTIMPGVVSFVVALTAVIMARTGKLPEKGVKFVGGISGWTATLLFMWMPVSQMWTNFLNPDNIKGLSAISMLLAMIGNGLMLPRALFIRDLMWFTGSCWASIFYGYGNILCLYCFNCISKELFILATIGLISWIGMTLWGDSVAYGYSSPLKSLNEMVFGST; from the exons ATGCCCATTTCACCGCCCACTCTTTTCTGTCTCTTCCTCCCTCCCTCCCTACTACTTCACAGACTGTCACtctccttcctcctcttctcttCCTCTCCTCTCCTCTTCTCTCAAATTGAAATGGCCAACTCTCTCTTCGCGCCTTTAGCTGCCACAGCACCATCTCCGCATTCTTCTTTATTCCCTAATTATCCTTTCCCttcccattcccattcccattccaAATCCCTTTCTTTTTCACTCCATAACCCTTCTCATTATGCCCACTATTCTTTAGCTTCCCTTAATCGCCGCATTTCCCCCGTTTCTGCTCTTGATTCTGATGTTCCTCATCCTCTTCACCAG GGATCAGTGCACTTGAAGAACAGTAAGAGTTTTGATCAATGGGATTCATGGACAGCCAATTTTTCTGCTGCTGCGAATCTGCCATTTTTGCTGCTACAACTCCCTCAGATTATTCTCAACGCGCAAAATCTCATGGCTGGAAATAAAGCTGCCCTTTTGGCAGTGCCATGGTTG GGAATGTTAACTGGGCTGCTTGGAAATCTTTCATTACTTTCCTACTTTgtgaaaaagaaggaaaaagagGCGATTTTGGTGCAAACATTGGGAGTGATTACTATGTACATTGTAATAACTCAGCTTGCATTGGCAGAATCTATGCCTCTTCCTCACTTTGCGGTCACTTCTGTGGTTGTGGCATCAGGTCTGGTGGTGAATTTATTCAAATTCCTTGAAAAGCTCAGTGATGGAATCTGGCGCTTTTGGGAAGATTTTACAACTGTTGGTGGCCTCTCCGTTCTTCCTCAG GTCATGTGGTCTACATTTGTCCCATTTGTACCAAATACTATCATGCCCGGGGTAGTATCATTTGTGGTAGCTCTTACTGCTGTTATAATG GCACGAACTGGCAAGCTTCCGGAGAAAGGTGTTAAATTTGTTGGAGGAATATCGGGATGGACAGCAACTCTTCTTTTCATGTGGATGCCAGTTTCGCAAATG TGGACAAATTTTCTAAATCCTGATAACATAAAAGGTTTATCAGCTATCTCAATGTTGCTTGCTATGATTGGAAATGGACTTATGCTCCCACGTGCACTCTTTATTCGAGATTTAATGTG GTTCACTGGTTCATGCTGGGCTTCAATCTTTTATGGATATGGAAATATTTTATGTTTGTACTG TTTCAACTGTATCAGCAAGGAATTATTTATCTTAGCTACAATCGGTTTGATATCATGGATAG GAATGACATTGTGGGGAGACAGTGTAGCATATGGATACAGTTCACCTCTTAAATCATTAAACGAAATGGTGTTTGGATCAACTTGA